The Chryseolinea soli nucleotide sequence AATTACCCGGGACAATCGCTCACAGAAAACAAATGGACGCTGGCCGACATCGAAAAAGAGTTGCGTGCACAGATCGGGTTGGCCTTGAAAAAGATCCCGCGCATAAGCCACATCAGCGCCCACATGGGGTGCTATGACATGGACCCCGAAGTGAAGAAGCTGGCCAAACGGTTAGCCGTGGAATATAAGATAGATATCGACCCTGCAGAACGAGGGGTGAAGGGGATAGGCTACAAGGGCCCGCATCAAACCTTCGAAGAGAAGGTGAGCAGTTTCCTGGCGATGCTGGAAACGCTAAAGCCCGGGGAAACCTACTTGTTCGTGGACCATCCAGGTCTGAACACCCCCGAGCTACAGGCCATCTTCCATATTGGCTATGAGAATGTGGCAACGGACCGGCAGGGGGTAACGGATTTGTTTATGGACAAACGTATACGGGAGGCTATACGCCGTAGCGGCGTCCAGTTGATCAGTTATGCCGACCTGAGGAAATAACCACCCTAACCCTACTGGACTCCCTGTTTTAAGGGTCAAGTCAGCCCGAATTCTTGAAAAAGGGACGGAATTATTACGTGGCAACGCGAATGCAGCATAATATCTTAATATTTGTCCGTGAAGAAATATGGGTAAGTCCCCGTATCTTTCGAACGTTTACCTAAAACCTTATCTATGAGAAAAATCATTTTATCTGCATCCCTCATTCTTAGTTTGATTTTGACCGGCTTTAGCCAGGACAAAAAAGTAGCCCTCGTTACATTTTTCGGCGACAAAAAAATCGGTGGTACCGGCATGAGCACCATCGGCGAATCGTTGATGAAGGACCCCAACTTCAATCTTGCGCCGCTCGTCGACAAAGCCTACGAACGTTTTGTGAACGATTTTGCAAAAGACTTTCCTTTCAAGTTGATCGACCAAAACGAGATCAGCAGCAATCCCGATTATCAGAACTTCAAGTCGTCTATGTTGGCCGACACGGCCAGCGGCTTCAACAAGTCCATGGGCATCCAGTATGCCGTGGTGAAGGGCTTTGTCTGGGCCTATGGCGATATCCAGGGCTTACTGAAAGAAGAAAAACGTGACCCTTGTAACCTGGCCAAGATCTTCCCCCAGGCCGATGGCATTTTGTTTGTAACGATGGACTACGAATTTCAACCCCGTGCCATGGGCTTTGCCGCCGGTGCTGTGGCCTATTTGAACATGTTCATGTATGACAAGAAGTGCGACAAGGTCTTCCGCATCCGCGAGCAAGGCGTTTCGAAAGGAAAAGTACCTGCGGTAGGCGGTATTCCGATCATGGACGTAAACAAGATCCAACCCCTTTGCCAGGATGCAACCGAAGTGTTGTTTGAAGAGCTGAAAGGCAAGCTGGGCAAGATCGTGAAGAAATCGGCTAAATTCTAAGCTGTCAACATAGAAGCTTGCGGCTTCGTGATACTTTGAAATAAAAAAAACGTCCTGGATAACAGGACGTTTTTTTTTATTTTCAGTCGATTGTCAACTAAGGTTGTTCTTGTTCTTTGTCGGCTTTGGCCAGGTCGCGGGTGTTCTTTTGTACGGCGATGGCGGCAAACATGCTCAGCAAAAAGGACATGGCATAAAACCCTTTTTCACTCAGCGTCAGGGTTGCATTCCAGAGGCCGACCACGAGCAGCAAGATGGCGAGAATGGTGGAGAACCAGCTGAGGCCATAATAGATGTTGGTGACAGGAATACCTTCCAGTTGGTCGCGCACACTTTTCTGAAGCGACACGGCCGAGAACAATCCGTACATGAGCACGGTGAAGTAATACCCTTTTTCGTTCAGCATCATTTCGGCATTCCAGAGGCCGATGTTGAAGGAGACCATGCCCGCCAGGAGCGCGATCCACGACGCGGCGATGAAGGCATTGGAGGGTTTCTGTGTTTGTGTCATAGCGATATGGTTTAATGAAGGTTGGAGATTCGTCAGGCAAGACGAGGGTGACCTTGCTTATGTTTTTTGATTTAGAGTCCTATATGAAATTAATCCTTAAAAGATTTTGTATCCCAAAATGAACGAGAACTTTTGAAAGTTAAGAAAGCTGTCCTGGTCAGAGGTCAACAGTCTCCGCGTGCTGTATGGGCGCGCTTCAATGCTAAATTTTCTATACTGGAAGCCTGCGCCACCCGCGAAACTCAGCGTAAATCCTTTGGACGCCGTGAAGTCGCGAGCCTCATAGGTGAGCGCAAGATCGGCGATCATGCCGGCATTGATAAAAATGGACGTTTTTTTGCCGAGGAAAAAATAGTACCGTGCGGCGAGCATTGGCTCGATCGACTGATAGGTGGCCGCATACCGCCCGCTAGTTTTGAACGAATGAAATGCAGGCTCAAACAGAAGAGACCATTTGTTTCGATTGAAGGGCAGAACAAATTCCAGTTCGGCGCCCAACCGGTAGTCGGTTGCTTTCCCGTAGTCACGATACGTATAGTCGCCTCCATCGGTCCGGGTCAGAGAACCCGTGCCAATGCCGGGCGCGATCTTGAGGTGGACTTTTTGTTGAGAATGCTTTTCGCGATCCACAGCCACGATACCATGACAGGCGTTGTATTCGGTGAAATATTTTGCGAGGGGTTTCCGCTCGTATTTAACCTGCTTTACTTTTTCGGTAGAAAACGAGGCACAATACACAAACGTCTGAAGCTGATTGATGTATTCGCGGTTCTGTCCAAAGTTGGTACTGGAGTGGTAGTACACATTGTTTCTGACCTCGTCTGCCGTGAACAAGTACAGTTTGTACACCAATTGTTTTATGTCGCCACCGTCGACGGAAAAGAAGAAGTAGTCAAAACCTTGTAAGCGGTGATGGTACAGGTTGGCTTTGCCCTCGACCAGGACGCGTAGGAAAAGGGTTTGTTCCTTCCACTCCGGTGTTTTGGTGATCGTGAGCTTCCGGATATCCCGCGTGGCGAGTTCCGCCGGTAAAGTTTTTCGGATAAACCTGGCATCGCCGATGCCCAGTTCTTTGATCTCGGATACGTTCATGGAAACGGCTTCGGAACTTTCCGAATTCTTATACCGGATCTTGTCGGGACTGCCAAACCAATCGCTGTTCTTAATAAAGCAGTCGCTTCGAACGCCATCGTTGTTGATAAAATAACCTTTCTCGTATTCAATTTGGCCAAAAACGTGCAAAAAGGAACAAGACAAAACAAGTACAAGCAAAATTCTCATAGCAAAAACACCCTGGGGGTTGAGGGTTAACAAAACAAACCTGGGGGCAAGGTAATGATGTTTATGTGAAATAAAAACGATTGCGGAAGCGTGACAAACTTGCGGCACCGTGATCGAAAGTCCGGTGAACCAAGAACAGACGATGAAAGGGTGTTTGAAAAGACGTTTAAAAAGAGGCGAGCCTGCCAGAAATAAAAAAGTATGCCCGATACACACTATCGCACGCGTTACTGGTGTTGTTTTTTGTTTTGCGTAGATATCTCCATAGGCGAATCAAGGCAGCGCAGCATGGGGAAGGCCATGTGACCATGCAGACTTTGGCTGAGCACAGGAATCACCGGGTGGTAAAATGGTCGTGTTCGCGTCTGCCAAGAACATGAACGGCCATCCGTAAAAGATAAGGCAGAAGACTGCCGGCCGACGATAAATTTATAGCGATAAAACCCGTAATTTGACGTACGTAAAAACCCTACTGCATGAAACGTAAACTGGAAGGACAAACCGCCATTGTCACGGGCGCCAGCTCCGGCATTGGCGCGGGAGTGGCCAAGGCCCTGGCTGCGGAAGGCGCCGCCGTAGTGATCAATCATTCTTCCAGTGCCGACAAGGCTGCAGCCGTGCTGGACGAGATCAAAAAGGCCGGTGGCAAAGGCATCGTGGTCAAGGCCGATGTGAGCAACGAAGCCGACGTGCAAGCCATGTTCAAAGAGACCTACAAACAATTTGGCACGGTCGACATCCTGGTGAACAACGCCGGGTTGCAGAAGGATGCTAAATTTCACGACATGACGCTGGACGAATGGAACCGCGTCATCGCCATCAACCTCACGGGCCAGTTCCTTTGTGCGCGTGAAGCCATCAAAGAATTCCTGCGCCGCGGTGTGGTGCCCGAACGGTCAAAGGCCGCGGGCAAGATCATCTGCATGAGCTCGGTGCACGAGGTCATTCCCTGGGCAGGACACGCCAACTATGCAGCCTCGAAGGGCGGCATCATGATGCTGATGAAAACGATCGCCCAGGAATATGCACCGCAGAAGATCCGCGTCAACAGCATCGGCCCCGGCGCCATCCGCACCCCCATCAATCACGCGGCCTGGCAAACGCCGGAGTCGTACAACCAGTTGTTAAAACTCATCCCCCAAAAACGCATCGGCGAAGCAGAAGACATCGGCGGCGCGGCCGTGTGGCTGGCTTCCGACGACTCGGACTATGTGAACGGCATCACGCTGTTTGTCGATGGTGGCATGTTGCTCTATCCCGGTTTTGAAGATAATGGCTAAGGGAGATTTCTGACGGCAGAAGCTTCCTCTGTAAAAATTGTTCCCCCCAAAGAAATACCCAGTGTAAACTATACAAGCACGACAACAACCATGACGCCAACTGCCGAAGAACAACGCCTGCTGGACGACCGCGACAAGAAAGCAAACTGGCGCTTTCTGGGACCCTATCTCACCGAGCGTCAATGGGGCACTGTCCGAGAAGACTATAGTCCCGGGGGAACCGCCTGGGAATATGTGTCGCACGATGCGGCGCGCAGCAAGGCCTACCGCTGGGGCGAAGAAGGTATTGGCGGAATAAGTGACGATAAGCAACGCATGTGTTTTTCCGTTGCCCTGTGGAACACCCAAGACCCTATTCTGAAAGAGCGACTCTTCGGCCTCACCGGGCACGAAGGAAACCACGGCGAAGACGTTAAAGAGATCTACTACTATCTCGACAGCACGCCGACGCACTCGTACATGAAGATGCTGTACAAATATCCGCAGCAAGCATACCCCTACAGCCAGCTGGTAGATGAAAACCGCCGTCGCGGCAAGCTCGACCCCGAATACGAGTTGATCGACACGGGCATCTTCAACGAAGATCGCTACTTCGATGTGTTCATGGAATACGCCAAAGCCGATACGGATGATTTGCTGATTCGCATCACCGTGCACAACCGCGGACCAAAAAAAGCATCACTCCGCGTGTTGCCGCAGATCTGGTTTAGAAATACCTGGGCGTGGGGCTACGACAACTATAAGCCCGAAATGTTTCGCGACGAAGAGGGGGTGATCGAGATCAATCACCGCGACCTGGGCAACTACTACCTGGTGGGCGCCGGCAAACCTGAAGCCGTGTTCTGCGAAAACGAAACCAATCTCAAGCGCCTTTACAACGTCGAGGGTACTGGTCCTTTTAAAGATGGCATAAACGATTATGTAGTGAACGGCAACCGCGAGGCCATCAGCAGCCATCACCGGGGAACAAAGGGTGCCTTCGACTACAACCTGTCGATCGCTGCCGGAAAGTCGAGCACCATTACCTTGCGTCTGACGCCAAAATATTTAGTCAACCCCTTCCAGGATTTCGATGCCCTGTTTGAGCAACGCCTGCAGGAAGCCAATGCTTTCTACGATAATATGCAGGCCGGCATTGACGACGCCGACAAGGAGAACATCCAACGCCAGGCCATCGCCGGTATGTTGTGGAGCAAACAATTCTATTTCTACGACGTATCGGAATGGCTCAAGGGCGACCCGGCTCAGCCCCCGCCACCCGAACAACGCGAGCATGGCCGCAACCACGACTGGCCGCACTTGAAAAATTGCGACATCATCTCGATGCCCGACAAATGGGAGTACCCCTGGTATGCCGCCTGGGACCTGGCCTTTCACTGCCTGCCCATCGCCATGGTGGACCCGGAGTTTGCCAAACATCAATTGGTGCTGCTCACCAAAGAATGGTATATGCACCCCAACGGACAGCTGCCGGCCTACGAGTGGGCGCTGGGCGACGTGAACCCGCCCGTACACGCCTGGGCTACGTGGCGCATCTATAAAATTGACGAGAAGCTGCAGGGCGGCAAAGGCGACCGGAAATTCCTCGAAGAAGTGTTTCACAAGCTGCTGCTCAATTTTACGTGGTGGGTGAACCGCAAGGATTATAATGGCAACAATATCTTTCAGGGAGGCTTCCTGGGGATGGACAACATTGGCGTGTTCGACCGCAGCGCGCAGCTTCCTACGGGCGGATACATCGAGCAATCGGACGGCACCAGTTGGATGGCGATGTTCACGTTGAACATGTTGCGCATGTCGCTGGAGTTGGCAAAAGAAAACCCCACCTATCAAAGCCTGGCCACCAAATTCTTTGAGCACTTCCTCTACATTGCCGGGGCCATGGCCAACGAAAAGATCGATTTGTGGGACGAGGAGGATGAATTTTTTTATGACGTGTTGCGCACCCCCGATAACCAGCGCACCATTATGAAGATCCATTCCATGGTGGGCCTGATCCCGATGTTTGCCGTGGAGGTGCTGGACCAGGAGCTCTACGATGCCATGCCTGCCTTCTACGAGCGCGCCGAATGGTTTCTGCGCCACCGGCCAGACCTCGCCAACCTCATTTCGCGATGGACCGTGAAAGGCAAGGGTGCGCGGCACCTCTTGTCGCTGTTGCGCGGCCACCGCATGAAACGGCTGTTGAAGCGCATGCTGGACGAAAGCGAATTCCTGTCGGGCTATGGCATCCGCGCCTTGTCGCGTTATCACCTCGATCATCCCTATGTGTTGCACGCCAACGGCGTCGAGTTTAAAGTGAAGTACACCCCCGCCGAGGGCGACACCTCGCTGTTTGGTGGAAACTCCAATTGGCGTGGTCCCATTTGGTTCCCCGTAAA carries:
- a CDS encoding polysaccharide deacetylase family protein, translating into MKYILPILLLATSILQAQTPPRLIVRGDDMGFSHAGNEALIKSYKEGIETSIEVIVPSPWFPEAVKLLRDNPAVDVGIHIALTSEWENIKYRPVSACPSLTDADGYFYPMIWPNKNYPGQSLTENKWTLADIEKELRAQIGLALKKIPRISHISAHMGCYDMDPEVKKLAKRLAVEYKIDIDPAERGVKGIGYKGPHQTFEEKVSSFLAMLETLKPGETYLFVDHPGLNTPELQAIFHIGYENVATDRQGVTDLFMDKRIREAIRRSGVQLISYADLRK
- the yiaA gene encoding inner membrane protein YiaA; protein product: MTQTQKPSNAFIAASWIALLAGMVSFNIGLWNAEMMLNEKGYYFTVLMYGLFSAVSLQKSVRDQLEGIPVTNIYYGLSWFSTILAILLLVVGLWNATLTLSEKGFYAMSFLLSMFAAIAVQKNTRDLAKADKEQEQP
- a CDS encoding SDR family oxidoreductase, whose translation is MKRKLEGQTAIVTGASSGIGAGVAKALAAEGAAVVINHSSSADKAAAVLDEIKKAGGKGIVVKADVSNEADVQAMFKETYKQFGTVDILVNNAGLQKDAKFHDMTLDEWNRVIAINLTGQFLCAREAIKEFLRRGVVPERSKAAGKIICMSSVHEVIPWAGHANYAASKGGIMMLMKTIAQEYAPQKIRVNSIGPGAIRTPINHAAWQTPESYNQLLKLIPQKRIGEAEDIGGAAVWLASDDSDYVNGITLFVDGGMLLYPGFEDNG
- a CDS encoding MGH1-like glycoside hydrolase domain-containing protein, whose product is MTPTAEEQRLLDDRDKKANWRFLGPYLTERQWGTVREDYSPGGTAWEYVSHDAARSKAYRWGEEGIGGISDDKQRMCFSVALWNTQDPILKERLFGLTGHEGNHGEDVKEIYYYLDSTPTHSYMKMLYKYPQQAYPYSQLVDENRRRGKLDPEYELIDTGIFNEDRYFDVFMEYAKADTDDLLIRITVHNRGPKKASLRVLPQIWFRNTWAWGYDNYKPEMFRDEEGVIEINHRDLGNYYLVGAGKPEAVFCENETNLKRLYNVEGTGPFKDGINDYVVNGNREAISSHHRGTKGAFDYNLSIAAGKSSTITLRLTPKYLVNPFQDFDALFEQRLQEANAFYDNMQAGIDDADKENIQRQAIAGMLWSKQFYFYDVSEWLKGDPAQPPPPEQREHGRNHDWPHLKNCDIISMPDKWEYPWYAAWDLAFHCLPIAMVDPEFAKHQLVLLTKEWYMHPNGQLPAYEWALGDVNPPVHAWATWRIYKIDEKLQGGKGDRKFLEEVFHKLLLNFTWWVNRKDYNGNNIFQGGFLGMDNIGVFDRSAQLPTGGYIEQSDGTSWMAMFTLNMLRMSLELAKENPTYQSLATKFFEHFLYIAGAMANEKIDLWDEEDEFFYDVLRTPDNQRTIMKIHSMVGLIPMFAVEVLDQELYDAMPAFYERAEWFLRHRPDLANLISRWTVKGKGARHLLSLLRGHRMKRLLKRMLDESEFLSGYGIRALSRYHLDHPYVLHANGVEFKVKYTPAEGDTSLFGGNSNWRGPIWFPVNFLLIESLQRFHHYYGDDFKVEHPTGSGNMRTLKQIADDLSERMISIFRRDSNGKRAVFGPYEKFQNDPHFRDYIPFYEYFHGDTGRGAGAMHQTGWTGLVAKLIQPRRKK